From Drosophila suzukii unplaced genomic scaffold, CBGP_Dsuzu_IsoJpt1.0 scf_6, whole genome shotgun sequence, the proteins below share one genomic window:
- the LOC139355013 gene encoding RNA polymerase I-specific transcription initiation factor RRN3-like yields the protein MCHLNPLRYCLAPVATAFAGVTRTYQLAYCHTVLERNARRKLATVYGHDKCMPEETLESFFPFDPYLLKLSNKYIKNNYMVYQCNDKDDYMDGSTNEPLSRKRVDSEIIEEDDFIIADKRQKHLELPKCQESDEQFHFGSFPGLNL from the exons ATGTGTCATTTAAATCCTCTGCGATATTGTCTAGCCCCAGTGGCTACAGCATTTGCTGGTGTTACGAGAACTTACCAGCTTGCCTACTGCCATACTGTTTTGGAGCGCAACGCTCGGCGAAAACTAGCCACAGTATACGGCCACGACAAATGTATGCCCGAGGAGACGCTGGAATCGTTTTTCCCATTTGATCCTTATTTGCTAAAGCT ATCAAACAAGTATATTAAGAACAATTACATGGTTTACCAGTGCAATGATAAGGATGACTATATGGATGGCTCTACCAACGAGCCCCTTTCTAGAAAACGTGTTGACTCTGAAATAATAGAGGAAGACGATTTTATTATAGCCGACAAAAGGCAAAAGCACTTGGAACTTCCTAAATGCCAAGAGTCTGACGAACAATTTCATTTCGGATCTTTCCCCGGACTTAACTTATAA
- the LOC139355010 gene encoding uncharacterized protein, translating to MSTSFIEETSHTRIDLHNRLLDTRNELQGKIQQLIKNYGKDSADRRHRDGYYSGKLNQLNDLWQQFCDLDEEVQQAALPTGSEYSSRLLALKELVEKYQNIFLDNMPTGSGLPKAPRRTSANIKITTRDQVKGDSATDTVIRQLQRRCNELESSLTLASNAPTVTPALQRHLDLHWALLRQAHDELDSTPGAAALAEAELAQFHTLYEEYEMNLLRENDSPVSLNLALPPISIPEFNGEYLDWPRFHDLFVELVHNKSYSASQKLHILQSSLRGEARNVLTDTAFSQGGYDDTWLRLKARYQNGKILVFTAVAKIIDHTPIDGSSRQLRALHDTIKNSMSTLQNLDISTKSWDPILCFLIRRKLDQQSLAALENSADAPTEIPTLWSVLTFIERRACMLETISAQPTATLRHQSVHNEESCKICHLGPHNLRACSRFQEMDPKTRRQAIIQIGACTNCLSTAHMVENCGSPTHCRVCQQRHHSLLHKGPTSNPVAGAVTIAGYDDGGGYTLLATAKVSLQGPNGQLQTCRAVIDGGSQVNLISRRMADLLSLKERSSIEISGIGGKISTAIRSTLKLSSCTSGFEKLLEVFIMPTVITDQPSVPITTDLNIPEGLPLADPDFRQPGPIDLTLGAEVYSRVITGELLELGPNKPLAQGTRLGYVITGYLNKETSSDTEINTNLVEGRGDFAGPNAAYEPTKDKNPMNIEPTSHQSKTYKKADFGSTCPNLTKKYLSFIAECPHTIDVPNDQVLREHNFSPHGNVNFIAKGSVKQHQEDVKDLNHKPQLKERSTLVNDLLGSSDTIRSRADRHHDLIEGTPQWGGECSYPKVLNMTTPNKSSSSQVGNSTRRSVAPTAYENG from the coding sequence atgtctacttcattcattgaggaaacaagtcacacaagaatcgatttacacaatcgattactagacacccgaaacgagctgcaagggaaaatccaacagctcattaagaattatggcaaggattctgccgaccgacgccaccgagacggctattattccggtaagctaaatcagttaaacgatctctggcagcagttttgcgacctagatgaagaagtccagcaagcggcattacccactggaagtgagtactcttcacgattactagcacttaaggagctggtcgaaaaatatcagaatatctttctggacaacatgccgactggaagcgggcttccgaaggccccgagacgaacgtcggccaacatcaagatcacaacaagagatcaagtcaaaggagattccgcaactgacacggtgatccgacagttgcagagaagatgcaacgaattggagtcatcattaacattagcatcgaacgccccaaccgtcaccccagccctacaaaggcacctggatctccattgggcgttgctgaggcaagcccacgacgaattggacagcacacctggagccgcagccctggcagaagcagagctagctcagttccacacattatacgaggaatacgaaatgaacctgcttcgagaaaacgactcgccagtgagcctaaacttggcactaccgccaattagcattccggagttcaacggcgagtatctagactggccacggttccatgatctctttgtggaattagTACATAATAAatcatattcggccagtcaaaaactacatattctacagagttcgcttcgtggtgaagcgagaaacgtcttgacagacacagccttctcacagggtggctatgacgacacctggttgcgtttaaaggccaggtaccagaacggaaaaatactagtattcacCGCCgttgcaaaaattattgaccatacgcctatagacggttcctcgcgccaactaagggccttacatgacactataaaaaactcaatgagtactcttcaaaacctcgatatcagcacaaaatcctgggatccaatcctgtgttttcttatcagaagaaaactagaccagcagtctctagctgctctagaaaattcagcagatgcaccaacggaaattccaacgttatggagtgtactgacgtttattgagcggcgcgcttgcatgctggagacgataagcgctcaacctacagcaacactacgacatcagtcagttcacaacgaagagagctgtaagatttgtcacctaggaccacataatcttagagcatgtagccgtttccaggaaatggaccccaaaacacggcgccaagccattattcaaataggagcatgcacaaattgtttgtctacagctcatatggttgaaaactgtggatcaccgacccattgtcgagtctgccagcaacggcatcattcactgttacacaaaggaccaactagcaatccagtggccggggcagtaaccattgcaggctacgacgacggaggaggatatactctgctcgcgaccgccaaggtctcattacaagggccaaacggtcaattacaaacatgtcgcgctgtaatagatggtggatcacaggtgaatcttatctcaaggagaatggcagatctgctatctcttaaggaaaggtcatcgattgaaatatctggaatcggaggaaagatatcaacagcaattagatcaacactgaagctctcatcatgtacatcagggtttgaaaaactattagaggtatttattatgcccacagtcattacagaccaaccgtcagtaccgattacaaccgatcttaatattcccgagggactgccattagcagatcctgactttcggcaacctggacccattgacctaaccttaggggctgaggtgtattctcgagtaataaccggtgaacttcttgaactaggacctaataaacctttggcacaaggcactaggcttggttatgtaatcacaggttatctcaataaagaaacctcatctgatacggaaatcaacactaatctggtagaaggcagaggtgattttgcaggaccgaacgctgcttatgagccaacaaaagataaaaatccgatgaatatagaaccgacttctcatcaatctaaaacctacaagaaggctgactttggttcaacatgtccaaacctaaccaagaaatatcttagttttattgcagaatgtccacataccatagacgtgccaaatgatcaagttctacgagagcacaatttcagtccccacggtaatgtcaattttatcgcaaaggggagtgttaagcagcatcaagaagatgtgaaggacctgaatcacaaaccgcagttgaaggaaagatccaccttggtcaatgatttgttaggttcttccgatacaattcggtcaagggctgaccgacatcacgacctaattgagggtacccctcaatgggggggagaatgttcgtacccaaaggtactcaacatgaccacacccaacaaatcaagcagtagccaagttgggaacagtaccaggcgctcagtagcacccactgcatatgagaatggctga
- the LOC139355000 gene encoding uncharacterized protein gives MYFLIFFFFLRNYFAGFQPGRVPPAFGLPSRPFSAQSGHFGDITPSLPHRKQNLLHSVASQSWNPCSAAPQFQQPGLNGFRTRPRSSTTSRCRCSSTSSFVGLADPYLVLLEISSTPSTTETPLHFDALFPKFVYRVRRVAASHGCSHPRSLPAVAHVEEARASFRVPSGGHGTDPSEPCAAGPKCPLWTGVHVPSTTTSLCPIRERGSCAELHSTDIDAAPAGTPDGTRSRPRNGHRPRRRMRGSSSLLGCSGFRCRLPRWRITAARPENPPSFGPRCAMAVRGDRSCLPDDTPVPGSGCCRSLASHLPAVEVAAWAAIPTAFGSILLYPAAAESPLGHLRRLLDTTGWAPSTLGDSRPPEAAAVCSRLASGRRSTTSSCR, from the exons ATGTACTTTCttatcttcttcttctttcttcGGAACTACTTCGCGGGATTCCAACCTGGGCGAGTCCCTCCCGCTTTCGGGCTGCCCAGCCGACCGTTTTCCGCGCAATCGGGACATTTTGGAGATATCACGCCCAGCTTGCCGCACCGGAAACAAAATCTCCTCCACTCCGTGGCTTCGCAATCTTGGAATCCGTGCTCCGCAGCCCCGCAATTCCAGCAACCTGGCCTAAATGGATTTCGGACTCGCCCGCGTAGCTCGACCACCTCCAGGTGTCGCTGCTCGTCGACTTCGTCCTTCGTCGGCCTCGCTGACCCGTACCTTGTTCTGCTGGAGATAAGCAGCACGCCCTCGACGACCGAAACTCCTCTCCACTTCGACGCACTCTTCCCGAAGTTCGTCTACC GCGTGAGGCGAGTTGCTGCATCGCATGGATGTAGTCATCCGCGCTCTCTCCCGGCTGTTGCTCACGTTGAAGAAGCTCGTGCATCCTTTCGTGTTCCGTCTGGTGGCCACGGAACCGATCCATCAGAGCCCTGCGCAGCTGGTCCCAAGTGTCCACTCTGGACTGGCGTACATGTACCCAGTACCACTACTTCGCTCTGCCCGATAAGAGAACGTGGAAGTTGCGCAGAACTTCACTCCACGGATATTGATGCTGCCCCTGCAGGAACTCCAGACGGAACACGAAGTCGTCCACGGAATGGCCATCGTCCTCGCCGCCGAATGAGAGGTTCCAGCAGTCTACTCGGATGTAGCGGTTTCCGGTGCCGGCTCCCGCGTTGGCGTATAACCGCGGCTCGTCCCGAAAATCCGCCGTCCTTCGGTCCTCGATGCGCCATGGCCGTGCGTGGCGATCGCTCCTGCCTGCCGGATGATACTCCGGTTCCTGGCTCAGGCTGCTGTCGATCCCTGGCGAGTCATTTACCGGCAGTCGAGGTCGCTGCCTGGGCGGCAATTCCGACGGCCTTCGGTAGCATCCTCCTGTATCCTGCCGCTGCTGAATCCCCGCTGGGCCATTTGCGCCGCCTTCTGGATACGACGGGGTGGGCACCATCGACACTTGGCGACTCGCGCCCTCCTGAAGCGGCTGCGGTTTGCTCTCGGCTGGCCTCAGGACGTCGTTCAACAACTTCATCATGTCGATGA